The Methanohalophilus portucalensis DNA window GGAGCAGGTGACGGTGAGAAGATAGGTGTGATCTATCGGGAAGGCAGGCAGGAAAAGAGTGCCTCGGCCGGGGATACGATAGAGATCCCTTTCTCCGGAAGCCTGGAGGAAGGGGATATCCTTTACCGTACTCTGGACAGCCGCCAGATAAAACAGTTGCAACAGACATATACCTCTCCTGCACCACAACGTAAAATTCCGGTCATTATGCAGCTGGAGGCACGGTTGGGTCATCCTCTAAGTCTTTCAGTGAAGGATAGGGATTGCAGTACCGTATCCCTGCATTCTGACTATGTGGTCGAGGCGGCCAAAGGAAAAGCAGCCTCTGAAAAACAGTTGCGCAAACAGCTGGCAAAACTGGGAAATACGGCTTTTGTTCCCTCCTCTATATCTATAGAAATGGATGAAGGTATTTTCGTTCCCGTTGGGGTACTGAATGATCTGCGCAATGATGCTGTGGACCTTCTGCAAAAAAAACGAACCGAACAATATCATCGGGAATGCAGCAAACCTTCCTTTGAGCCGGTGGATAGTAGTGCTGTATCCAATACAAACCCGTTGCTCTGTGTGGCTGTATCTTCGGTTGAAGATGCACAGGCTGCTGTGGCTGCAGGTGCAGATGTGATATATTTCGCAGGATTGCACATGCCTTCGGTTGATGAAATTGCTATAGTTAAGGAACAATGCCAGAGTTACGGAACATCTCTTTATCTTTCCACCCCTCGAATCATTAAAAACGGGGAAATGAAAGATCTTTTCTGGCTGCTGGAAGAAGCACGTGAATGCAGTGGGCTGCTTGTGGCCAACATGGGAATGATCGGGATGGCATCGGAAAAGCAAATTCCTTTTGTTATAGACACCCAGCTTAATGTTTTCAACCATCATTCCTGCAGTTTCCTGAAAAACCTCGGGGCCCGAAGGGTCACGGCATCTGTGGAACTGACACTGGATGAACTCGGTCAGGTCGCTGACGGCTGCAGCGGTCTGGAATGCATCGTGGAAGGCAACTTCGAGGTAATGGTCTCAGAATATTGCCCTCTTTCGCACACTTCAGGGTGTTCGGATTCCTGTGGGGTGATGGAAAGTGTCCTGGTCGACAGGAAAGGTTATTCCTTCCCCCTGAAAACGGATGAATACTGCCGTATGCACCTGCTTAACTCCCGGGGATTGAGCATGCTTGATTACCTGGAGGACGTGATTGCCACAGGAGTTTCTGCTATACGTATTGAAGCCCGCTGGGAATCACCGGGTGATATCGGCAGTCTGGTTGGCCTGTACAGGCAGGTTCTGGACGGCAGGGCGGGTACAAAGAAAATGCGTGCAGGCAAAAAATATACCACTGGTCACTTCTATCGGGGTGTACTATGAAAGTATTCCTGTCAGGTTCTATCAGGGGAGGCAGGCAAAACCTCCCGGTTTATCAGCAAATGGTCCAGATTGTAGAAAGTCAAGGGCATGATGTGGCCAGCCTGCATGTGGCTGACCCACATGTTGAAGAAAACGAAGCAGGCATGTCCGAATCCGAAATTTTTGAAAGGGATATGCACCTGCTTGATGGCTGTGACTGCATGGTTGCGGAGGTTTCTCTTGCCTCCACAGGTGTTGGCTATGAGGTATGCTCTGCCCTGAACCTCGGTATTCCGGTACAATGTGTTTACCGCGAGGGTTCAACAGTTTCTGCAATGCTGCTGGGAAACACCAACCACCTGATCCTCCTGGATGCCTACCGTGAAGCAAAAGATCTTGAAGCCCTCATCCCGTCGTTTTTGGATTTTGTGAGCGGTGAAGATCAGGTGGAATGACTTTCCAGTCCAGCATGGATGAAAGACAAGCCCCTGCATTGGAAACAAATATATAATTATGCTGCATATTTTCGTGTATGGTAGGATCAGAAATAATTCTCGTTCTTGTAGCTATTATTGTAGCTCTCATGATCTATAAGGTTCTCAAGACCGTAAAAGGGCTCATAGTTAACACCATTCTCGGCCTTGCCATAATCGTGGGAGCGAACATCGTTTTCGGATTGGGTATAGCTTACTCGGCCGTGGTAATCCTGACATGTGCTATTGGAGGGCCCATCGGGGCCTTACTGGTTATCCTGCTCAACCATCTGGGAATTTTCTTCTGAAGGTTTGCGGGCCACCAGGAAAATCGAATGGCGGGTATATTCCCTGCCTCTGAATATCTTTTTTTTCAGTCTGTTTTCTTTTTTACTGATATCCAGTTTATCAAAAAGACCCTCTAATTCTTCCATGATAAAATAGTGGTAGATAATTCCATTTTTGCGCCGGAATGTATGCTGCTCCACGGCATCCCCTCCATAGCGCATGTCCTCCCTGCCAAAAGCCTCGAAGATAAGTTTCCCACCCGGTTTCAGTACATTCGTCATCTGGTTTGCGGCCTGTTTTCTTTCCGCCTCAAAAAGGTGCTGGAGTACCCCCTGGCACAGTACCACATCAAAAGAGTTCTCAGGGAA harbors:
- a CDS encoding DUF3656 domain-containing U32 family peptidase, yielding MNKKPELLAPAGDYNSLVAAVQNGADAVYLGGSAFSARGYADNFPADNLGEAIDYAHLYGVRVYVTVNTLIKDSEFSQAIDFLTELCNMGVDAVIVQDIGLLAACRSHLPHLPVHASTQMTVHNTESVKLLEQYGVKRVVLSREMSLEEIAALNDNTDMELEVFVHGALCISYSGQCLMSSIIGGRSGNRGYCAQPCRRQYSLSCDGEIVAAGYLLSPKDLCAARLIPELVAAGVDSFKIEGRMKRPEYVGGVVSIYRKLIDRYFANPTKFHVAESEIRYLEQLFNRGFTSAYLEGGTRDMMGTVSPGNQGIPIGKVVGIGRYMDRAVVFLEEDLAVGDGIVSGAGDGEKIGVIYREGRQEKSASAGDTIEIPFSGSLEEGDILYRTLDSRQIKQLQQTYTSPAPQRKIPVIMQLEARLGHPLSLSVKDRDCSTVSLHSDYVVEAAKGKAASEKQLRKQLAKLGNTAFVPSSISIEMDEGIFVPVGVLNDLRNDAVDLLQKKRTEQYHRECSKPSFEPVDSSAVSNTNPLLCVAVSSVEDAQAAVAAGADVIYFAGLHMPSVDEIAIVKEQCQSYGTSLYLSTPRIIKNGEMKDLFWLLEEARECSGLLVANMGMIGMASEKQIPFVIDTQLNVFNHHSCSFLKNLGARRVTASVELTLDELGQVADGCSGLECIVEGNFEVMVSEYCPLSHTSGCSDSCGVMESVLVDRKGYSFPLKTDEYCRMHLLNSRGLSMLDYLEDVIATGVSAIRIEARWESPGDIGSLVGLYRQVLDGRAGTKKMRAGKKYTTGHFYRGVL
- a CDS encoding nucleoside 2-deoxyribosyltransferase, whose protein sequence is MKVFLSGSIRGGRQNLPVYQQMVQIVESQGHDVASLHVADPHVEENEAGMSESEIFERDMHLLDGCDCMVAEVSLASTGVGYEVCSALNLGIPVQCVYREGSTVSAMLLGNTNHLILLDAYREAKDLEALIPSFLDFVSGEDQVE
- a CDS encoding pro-sigmaK processing inhibitor BofA family protein, whose product is MVGSEIILVLVAIIVALMIYKVLKTVKGLIVNTILGLAIIVGANIVFGLGIAYSAVVILTCAIGGPIGALLVILLNHLGIFF
- a CDS encoding class I SAM-dependent methyltransferase; its protein translation is MNYEHFRAWDEEYRHVRWAGPLDISSLQEELEGNELILDAGCGHGRYAIPLSQEYIMAGCDVSQRGLLRLREKAELPLCRASITELPFPENSFDVVLCQGVLQHLFEAERKQAANQMTNVLKPGGKLIFEAFGREDMRYGGDAVEQHTFRRKNGIIYHYFIMEELEGLFDKLDISKKENRLKKKIFRGREYTRHSIFLVARKPSEENSQMVEQDNQ